In Pseudofrankia saprophytica, one genomic interval encodes:
- a CDS encoding ABC transporter ATP-binding protein → MLDGAGSAPAEVLRAEKVDLARGGRYLLRGVDLTVRAGEHWTLLGPNGAGKSTLLGLLGAVTHPTRGTVRVLGRQLGKVDVRALRADIGHVNPRHPLLSPLTVREVVLTGATSTIDLVPRWRPSAEQERDADELIDLLGIDGIREARWPDLSQGERGRALVARALMPRPRLLLLDEPTTGLDVAAREQLLTGLDELRAEHPDLASVLVTHHLEEIPVSSTHALLLRGGEVVASGDIDEVLTTDRVSDCFGHPIRVARLDGRFVARAHAGRSLASRRRSPER, encoded by the coding sequence ATGCTGGACGGGGCGGGCTCGGCGCCGGCGGAGGTGCTGCGGGCCGAGAAGGTCGACCTGGCCCGGGGCGGGCGGTACCTGCTGCGCGGGGTCGACCTGACCGTGCGGGCCGGGGAGCACTGGACGCTGCTCGGGCCGAACGGAGCGGGCAAGAGCACCCTGCTCGGCCTGCTCGGCGCCGTGACCCACCCGACGCGCGGCACGGTGCGGGTGCTGGGCCGCCAGCTCGGCAAGGTCGACGTCCGGGCACTGCGCGCCGACATCGGGCACGTCAACCCGCGCCACCCGCTGCTGTCGCCGCTGACCGTGCGCGAGGTCGTCCTCACCGGCGCGACCAGCACGATCGACCTGGTTCCGCGCTGGCGGCCGTCCGCCGAGCAGGAACGCGACGCGGACGAGCTGATCGACCTCCTCGGCATCGACGGCATCCGTGAGGCGCGCTGGCCCGACCTGTCGCAGGGCGAGCGCGGGCGGGCGCTGGTCGCCCGCGCGCTGATGCCCCGCCCCCGGCTGCTGCTGCTCGACGAGCCGACGACCGGACTCGACGTGGCCGCCCGTGAGCAGCTGCTCACCGGGCTCGACGAGCTGCGCGCCGAGCATCCCGACCTGGCGAGCGTCCTCGTCACCCACCACCTCGAGGAGATCCCGGTCAGCTCCACGCACGCCTTGCTGCTGCGGGGCGGCGAGGTGGTCGCGTCCGGTGACATCGACGAGGTGCTGACCACCGACCGGGTAAGCGACTGCTTCGGCCACCCGATCCGGGTCGCGCGCCTCGACGGCCGCTTCGTCGCCCGTGCCCACGCGGGCCGCTCCCTCGCGAGCCGCCGCCGGTCCCCGGAACGCTGA
- a CDS encoding ABC transporter substrate-binding protein has translation MPLIRGLTGRPASERPHPRADVTPSHAHPAAALRLRVGGVAVLAAALAFVSACGGGSDDKKDDPTPAASGSAAAGDILGAVNKATGAPVKLGVITDGASPTADHTNDNKVAEATIKWLNERKGGIGGRPIEMTLCETLGDLSKATDCGNQMVEKGVSVVAIGTSGVVEAAWKPLNDAKIPVMVYGSSDPGLLASPTTFALGNPTFPVIDFPIQLAKDEGNKKVTSIVIDVPAALHSAQDIAPPLFAKAGIGYELVRVAPGTADMTPQMQQIVSNKSDEVFIIGNDSFCISAINGLKAVGFTGTISGISQCITDSTRKSVPGATLKGMVISATVPLGPPSPSMDLYTKVSETYGKGIDLSFQDGMIMFTIISAIQTATQGITGDVTPATITSTMRSMKETELVGGGGIKFRCNGKAIPGSLATCVLGGLSTTLDDKGQPSAYKVLGNSPIAD, from the coding sequence ATGCCACTCATTCGTGGACTGACCGGTCGACCAGCATCGGAACGGCCGCACCCGCGCGCCGATGTCACGCCATCGCACGCCCACCCCGCCGCGGCCTTACGGTTACGAGTCGGCGGCGTCGCGGTCCTGGCCGCGGCCCTCGCCTTCGTCTCGGCCTGCGGCGGCGGCTCCGACGACAAGAAGGACGACCCCACGCCGGCGGCCAGCGGCTCGGCGGCCGCGGGAGACATCCTCGGCGCGGTCAACAAGGCGACCGGCGCGCCCGTCAAGCTCGGTGTGATCACGGACGGGGCCAGCCCGACCGCCGACCACACCAACGACAACAAGGTCGCCGAGGCCACGATCAAGTGGCTCAACGAGCGCAAGGGCGGGATCGGCGGCCGGCCGATCGAGATGACCCTCTGCGAGACCCTCGGCGACCTGTCCAAGGCCACCGACTGTGGCAACCAGATGGTCGAGAAGGGCGTCTCCGTCGTCGCCATCGGCACGTCCGGCGTGGTAGAGGCCGCGTGGAAGCCGCTGAACGACGCGAAGATCCCGGTGATGGTGTACGGCTCCAGCGATCCCGGCCTGCTCGCCAGCCCGACCACGTTCGCCCTCGGCAACCCGACCTTCCCGGTCATCGACTTCCCGATCCAGCTCGCCAAGGACGAGGGCAACAAGAAGGTCACGTCGATCGTCATCGACGTCCCAGCCGCCCTGCACTCCGCCCAGGACATCGCCCCGCCGCTGTTCGCGAAGGCCGGCATCGGCTACGAGCTCGTCCGCGTCGCCCCCGGCACCGCCGACATGACCCCGCAGATGCAGCAGATCGTCTCGAACAAGTCCGATGAGGTCTTCATCATCGGCAACGACTCGTTCTGCATCAGCGCCATCAACGGCCTCAAGGCCGTCGGCTTCACCGGCACCATCAGCGGCATCTCCCAGTGCATCACCGACTCCACCCGCAAGTCCGTCCCCGGCGCCACCCTCAAGGGCATGGTCATCAGCGCCACCGTGCCCCTCGGCCCGCCCAGCCCCTCGATGGACCTCTACACCAAGGTCTCCGAGACCTACGGCAAGGGCATCGACCTCAGCTTCCAGGACGGCATGATCATGTTCACGATCATCTCCGCCATCCAGACCGCCACGCAGGGCATCACCGGGGACGTCACCCCGGCGACCATCACCTCGACTATGCGGTCGATGAAGGAGACCGAGCTGGTCGGCGGCGGCGGGATCAAGTTCCGCTGCAATGGCAAGGCCATCCCGGGCTCCCTGGCCACCTGCGTCCTCGGCGGCCTTTCGACGACCCTCGACGACAAGGGCCAGCCGAGCGCCTACAAGGTCCTCGGCAACAGCCCGATCGCGGACTAG
- a CDS encoding AAA domain-containing protein — MTPEPGGVGEAPGENPGRLAAGVTDAILADLRSGRHRGVVVDSPPGAGKSTLVVRAAAEFALADEPLMIVAQTNEQVDDLVERLAADLADRAPEARVGRLGRAGYVAPPRIDGLPNVAVGSDLRTMGDPQVVIATAAKWAYVKDRAWRWAIVDEAYQMRSDALLAIARLFEQALFVGDPGQLDPFSTVDNDRWRGLTWDPMQSAVAVLLRSNPELPVHRLPVSWRLPRSAERVVADAFYPFTGFRTGNGPGDRLLTFTGTPGPGSASARPTGSNVARGGTAAGAVDDVLDVAAATGWGLLELPARHTPRTDAEAVRAVADVARRLAARGAVARSLDRGGEAHPVTASRIAIGTAHRDQAAAVRAALGEDLPGVVVDTANRLQGREYDVTVVLHPLSGRRDATAFHLEAGRLCVLASRHRQACVVVARAGIRDLLDTHPSGGPVHLHEPVRFPDGWAANQAVLAHLERHAVRL, encoded by the coding sequence ATGACGCCCGAGCCGGGGGGCGTCGGCGAGGCTCCGGGCGAGAACCCAGGCAGGCTTGCCGCGGGGGTGACCGACGCGATCCTGGCGGATCTGCGCTCGGGGCGGCACAGGGGAGTGGTCGTCGACTCGCCGCCGGGGGCGGGCAAGTCGACGTTGGTGGTCCGGGCCGCGGCCGAGTTCGCGCTCGCTGACGAGCCGCTGATGATCGTCGCGCAGACGAACGAGCAGGTCGACGACCTCGTCGAGCGGCTCGCCGCGGACCTCGCCGACCGGGCGCCCGAGGCACGGGTCGGCCGGCTCGGCCGTGCCGGCTACGTCGCGCCGCCGCGGATCGACGGGCTGCCGAACGTCGCCGTCGGCAGCGACCTGCGGACGATGGGGGACCCGCAGGTCGTGATCGCCACGGCGGCCAAGTGGGCCTATGTGAAGGACCGGGCCTGGCGGTGGGCGATCGTCGACGAGGCCTACCAGATGCGCTCGGACGCGCTGCTCGCGATCGCCCGGCTGTTCGAGCAGGCGCTGTTCGTCGGCGACCCGGGCCAGCTCGACCCGTTCTCCACCGTCGACAACGACCGCTGGCGCGGGCTGACCTGGGACCCGATGCAGAGTGCCGTCGCGGTTCTGCTGCGCAGCAACCCGGAGCTGCCTGTGCACCGGCTGCCGGTCTCGTGGCGGCTGCCGCGCAGCGCCGAACGGGTCGTCGCCGACGCCTTCTACCCGTTCACCGGCTTCCGGACCGGCAACGGCCCGGGCGACCGCCTCCTCACCTTCACCGGCACGCCCGGCCCCGGCTCGGCCAGCGCCAGGCCCACCGGCTCGAACGTGGCTCGGGGTGGCACCGCGGCCGGAGCCGTCGACGACGTGCTGGACGTGGCCGCGGCGACCGGGTGGGGGCTGCTGGAGCTGCCCGCCCGGCACACACCACGGACCGATGCCGAAGCGGTGCGCGCGGTCGCCGACGTCGCCCGCCGGCTGGCGGCCCGCGGCGCCGTGGCCCGCTCGCTCGACCGCGGCGGCGAGGCACACCCGGTGACGGCGAGCCGGATCGCGATCGGCACCGCCCACCGTGACCAGGCGGCCGCGGTCCGCGCCGCGCTCGGCGAGGACCTGCCGGGGGTCGTGGTCGACACCGCCAATCGGCTGCAGGGCCGGGAGTACGACGTGACCGTGGTGCTGCACCCGCTGTCGGGCCGCCGGGACGCGACGGCGTTCCACCTGGAGGCCGGCCGGCTGTGCGTGCTGGCGTCGCGGCACCGGCAGGCGTGCGTCGTCGTCGCCCGGGCCGGCATCCGTGACCTGCTCGACACCCACCCGTCCGGCGGGCCCGTCCACCTGCACGAGCCGGTCCGCTTCCCCGACGGCTGGGCCGCGAACCAGGCCGTGCTGGCCCACCTGGAACGCCACGCGGTCAGGCTCTGA
- a CDS encoding ABC transporter substrate-binding protein — protein sequence MSYPWRSASGRTPEQPLRPVASTQSSTRPTALRLTGVAVLAASLAFVSACGGGSDDKGDSTPAASASAGADDILGPVAKATGAAVKIGVITDGASPTADHTNDNKVVEATTKYLNEHKSGIAGRPIEVTICETLGDLSKAGDCGNQMVEKGVSAVLIGTSGVVEAAWKPLNDAKIPVMLYGSSDPALLASTTTFSLGDPEFPVIDLPIQVAKDKGNKKVSAIVIDVPAALHSAQDIAPPLFQKAGIGYNLVRVAPGTADMTPQMQQIVSNKSDEVFIIGNDSFCISAINGLKAVGFTGTISAISQCITDSTRKAVPGATLKGMVVSATAPLGPDSPSMQLYTKVAETYGKDVDLSFQDSMIMFMIMSGFQASLDGLSGDVTPATITAAIKAMKETEVPGGAGLKFRCNGKAYPATPAVCVRGGLTTTLDSKGKPAEYKVLGNTPIEG from the coding sequence ATGTCGTATCCCTGGAGGTCGGCCAGCGGGCGAACGCCCGAGCAGCCGCTCCGGCCCGTCGCCTCCACGCAGTCGTCCACCCGCCCGACCGCGTTAAGGCTGACTGGCGTCGCCGTCCTGGCCGCGAGCCTGGCCTTCGTGTCGGCCTGCGGCGGCGGCTCCGACGACAAGGGCGACTCCACCCCAGCGGCCAGCGCCTCCGCCGGGGCGGACGACATTCTCGGCCCGGTGGCGAAGGCCACCGGCGCGGCCGTCAAGATCGGCGTGATCACGGACGGGGCCAGCCCGACCGCCGACCACACCAACGACAACAAGGTCGTCGAGGCCACCACCAAGTACCTCAACGAGCACAAGTCCGGGATCGCCGGCAGGCCGATCGAGGTCACGATCTGTGAGACCCTCGGCGACCTGTCGAAGGCTGGCGACTGCGGCAACCAGATGGTCGAGAAGGGCGTCTCCGCCGTCCTCATCGGCACCTCCGGCGTCGTCGAGGCCGCCTGGAAGCCCCTGAACGACGCCAAGATCCCCGTCATGCTCTACGGCTCCAGCGACCCCGCCCTGCTCGCCAGCACGACGACCTTCTCCCTGGGTGACCCGGAGTTCCCCGTCATCGACCTGCCGATCCAGGTCGCGAAGGACAAGGGCAACAAGAAGGTCTCCGCCATCGTCATCGATGTGCCGGCCGCGCTGCACTCCGCGCAGGACATCGCCCCGCCGCTGTTCCAGAAGGCCGGCATCGGCTACAACCTGGTCCGCGTGGCACCGGGCACGGCCGACATGACGCCGCAGATGCAGCAGATCGTCTCGAACAAGTCCGATGAGGTCTTCATCATCGGCAACGACTCGTTCTGCATCAGCGCCATCAACGGCCTCAAGGCCGTCGGCTTCACCGGCACCATCAGCGCCATCTCCCAGTGCATCACCGACTCCACCCGCAAGGCGGTACCGGGCGCCACGCTCAAGGGCATGGTCGTCAGCGCCACCGCCCCGCTCGGCCCGGACAGCCCGTCGATGCAGCTCTACACCAAGGTCGCCGAGACCTACGGCAAGGACGTCGACCTCAGCTTCCAGGACAGCATGATCATGTTTATGATCATGTCCGGCTTCCAGGCATCTCTGGACGGCCTCTCGGGTGACGTCACTCCGGCGACCATCACGGCGGCCATCAAGGCGATGAAGGAGACCGAGGTTCCCGGCGGCGCGGGTCTGAAGTTCCGCTGCAACGGCAAGGCCTATCCCGCCACTCCGGCCGTCTGCGTCCGGGGCGGCCTGACGACGACCCTGGACAGCAAGGGCAAGCCCGCCGAGTACAAGGTCCTCGGCAACACCCCGATCGAGGGCTAG
- a CDS encoding allophanate hydrolase-related protein, whose protein sequence is MTNPPRPSPPAEPEAPEAPVPLLVVGAHMAGFPAHARISRHGAVPLGRVRTTPGYRLHDLGGDPPRPGLVRDPAVATSATGELWLLPRPAIAELLLETPPPLGFGWVDLADGRRVLGYLCEAAATDGRPLVPDGDWRRRLP, encoded by the coding sequence GTGACCAATCCGCCGCGGCCCAGCCCGCCCGCCGAGCCCGAGGCGCCCGAGGCGCCGGTCCCGCTGCTCGTGGTCGGGGCGCACATGGCCGGCTTCCCGGCGCACGCGCGGATCAGCCGGCACGGCGCCGTCCCACTCGGCCGCGTGCGGACCACACCGGGCTACCGACTGCACGACCTCGGCGGCGACCCGCCGCGGCCCGGCCTGGTCCGCGACCCGGCCGTCGCCACCAGCGCGACCGGCGAGCTGTGGCTGCTCCCCCGCCCCGCGATCGCCGAGCTGCTGCTGGAGACCCCGCCCCCGCTCGGGTTCGGCTGGGTCGACCTCGCCGACGGCCGCCGCGTCCTCGGCTATCTCTGCGAGGCCGCCGCCACGGATGGCCGCCCCCTCGTGCCCGACGGCGACTGGCGCCGGCGCCTCCCCTGA
- a CDS encoding DUF4232 domain-containing protein, with amino-acid sequence MNAGGRTGTGVGRRVGGHRTGGRVVLAALGAVLAVTMTVMVTACSNDGGSAAEPPVGTPTVPASESATPGAGGSTGPTASASHGSGGGTTKPATTAPAVPICAASVLAAAIVGSDGAAGTIYTQLTLTNNSSARCTLRGYPGVSFVDTAGNQLGAPADRTGEAGSAVVLAGGGKAQFTVQVTQPGVLPGCDTEGSFTSAANLRIYPPDNTVALLVPVPQGRQACKSPSVHQLKVTSLAAAR; translated from the coding sequence ATGAACGCGGGCGGCAGGACGGGAACGGGCGTCGGACGGCGCGTCGGCGGGCACCGGACCGGCGGGCGGGTGGTGCTGGCGGCGTTGGGCGCCGTGCTCGCGGTGACGATGACGGTGATGGTGACAGCCTGCAGCAACGACGGTGGTTCCGCCGCCGAGCCGCCCGTGGGCACGCCGACGGTTCCGGCGAGCGAGTCCGCGACGCCGGGCGCAGGCGGTTCGACAGGTCCGACGGCGTCGGCCTCGCACGGGTCCGGCGGGGGCACGACGAAGCCCGCGACGACCGCGCCAGCGGTACCCATCTGTGCGGCGTCGGTGCTGGCCGCGGCGATCGTCGGCAGCGACGGCGCGGCCGGCACGATCTACACCCAGCTCACGCTGACGAACAACTCCTCGGCGCGCTGCACGCTGCGCGGCTACCCCGGGGTGTCGTTCGTCGACACGGCCGGCAACCAGCTTGGCGCCCCCGCCGACCGGACCGGGGAGGCCGGGTCGGCGGTGGTCCTCGCGGGCGGCGGCAAGGCCCAGTTCACGGTGCAGGTCACGCAGCCCGGTGTGCTTCCGGGCTGCGACACCGAGGGCAGCTTCACCAGTGCCGCGAACCTTCGGATCTACCCGCCCGACAACACCGTCGCCCTGCTCGTCCCGGTTCCGCAGGGCCGCCAGGCCTGCAAGAGCCCGTCCGTCCACCAGCTCAAGGTCACCAGCCTCGCCGCGGCCCGCTGA
- a CDS encoding NYN domain-containing protein, with amino-acid sequence MNAVGEGQQVPLRVRSALFVDFENIHMGLQRLDPAAANRFAVNPQGWLGWLEKLGYPALATDDFRRDLLIRYCYLNPVSSARYRAYFTRAGFHVVDCPPLTAAGKNSADIHIVIDVLDILVHPTRFDEVILLSADADYTPVMLRLRAHDRRTVIITSGPSARAFRAACDHVVGEDAFIDEALSAESRPLVGNAGAQVYGGSHGYAGAHGYAHAHDTAPALNGIGHAAGQVAALSGAGAHPGEPAALVHAGQVTSDAHRDSSGASRPASGPAPGDPAAAGAVADGRWGSHTEGPPRSLSASTDLTPGHLSASGRPLASPRPPAASPALSPLLSPVPTHPPAPGFVPIPAPPNGQYDSQLRRVIAARVHELVVASDRPITLASAAQLVRADLGQDVTDGWAGTGSFKKLLAQADLPGLAISAAPEYIYDPRRHSPPPSGQASGTGQSDQDGPRADLVNRISQVTDIPRLSSREFRTLFEELAAEVGGHGFSRTGTSRAVRDRCAQRGEHVGRGAVNFVLNGLLYAGRPPRPGDDAGTLACAFADNAVVLCQNARMELSVEEMAHLRAWIVDAPVLVDNPSVAPATPAESAGAAASDGSVEPGSPAQPAGSADLAAPAASASATESAELAGSAELAGSAELAAPAEPVTSSPDLVGQAGA; translated from the coding sequence ATGAACGCGGTGGGTGAGGGGCAGCAGGTCCCGTTACGGGTCCGCAGCGCCCTGTTCGTCGACTTCGAGAACATCCACATGGGGCTGCAGCGGCTGGATCCCGCCGCCGCCAACCGGTTCGCGGTTAATCCGCAGGGCTGGCTCGGCTGGCTGGAGAAGCTCGGCTATCCAGCGCTCGCGACGGATGACTTCCGCAGGGACCTTCTCATCCGGTACTGCTATCTGAACCCGGTGAGCTCCGCACGCTACCGGGCGTATTTCACGCGAGCGGGCTTCCACGTCGTCGACTGTCCGCCGCTCACCGCCGCGGGGAAGAACTCGGCCGACATTCACATCGTCATCGATGTTCTGGACATCCTCGTCCATCCGACCCGTTTCGACGAGGTCATTCTGCTGTCGGCCGATGCGGATTACACCCCGGTCATGCTTCGGTTACGCGCCCACGACCGCCGAACGGTGATCATTACCAGCGGGCCGTCGGCCAGGGCGTTCCGCGCTGCCTGCGACCACGTCGTCGGTGAGGACGCGTTCATCGACGAGGCGCTGTCCGCCGAGTCCCGGCCGCTGGTCGGCAACGCCGGCGCGCAGGTCTACGGCGGATCTCATGGCTACGCCGGCGCGCACGGATATGCCCACGCCCACGACACCGCCCCGGCGTTGAACGGGATCGGTCACGCGGCCGGCCAGGTCGCCGCGCTGTCGGGGGCCGGGGCGCATCCGGGCGAGCCGGCCGCGCTCGTCCACGCCGGCCAGGTGACCTCCGATGCGCACCGGGACTCGTCCGGCGCGAGCCGTCCGGCGAGCGGCCCGGCGCCCGGGGACCCGGCCGCCGCCGGAGCGGTGGCCGACGGGCGGTGGGGATCACACACCGAGGGCCCGCCGCGGTCCTTATCGGCTTCCACGGACCTCACCCCGGGACACTTATCGGCGTCTGGGCGTCCCCTCGCTTCGCCACGGCCCCCGGCCGCGTCGCCCGCGCTGTCCCCCCTGCTCTCCCCGGTGCCGACGCACCCGCCCGCCCCTGGGTTCGTTCCGATCCCGGCCCCGCCGAACGGCCAGTACGACAGCCAGCTGCGCCGGGTCATCGCCGCCAGGGTCCACGAACTGGTCGTCGCGTCCGACCGGCCGATCACGCTGGCCTCGGCCGCCCAGCTGGTACGCGCGGACCTCGGCCAGGATGTCACCGACGGCTGGGCGGGCACCGGCTCGTTCAAGAAGCTGCTAGCCCAGGCCGACCTGCCGGGGCTCGCGATCTCCGCCGCGCCGGAGTACATCTACGATCCGCGCAGGCACAGCCCACCGCCCAGTGGCCAGGCGTCCGGCACGGGCCAGTCCGACCAGGACGGCCCGCGCGCCGACCTCGTCAACCGGATCTCTCAGGTCACCGACATCCCGCGGCTGTCCTCGCGCGAGTTCCGGACGCTGTTCGAGGAGCTCGCCGCCGAGGTCGGCGGGCACGGGTTCAGTCGGACCGGCACCTCACGCGCCGTCCGCGACCGGTGCGCCCAGCGCGGCGAGCACGTCGGCCGGGGCGCGGTGAACTTCGTCCTCAACGGCCTCCTGTACGCCGGCCGGCCGCCGCGCCCGGGCGACGACGCGGGCACGCTGGCCTGCGCGTTCGCAGACAATGCCGTCGTGCTCTGCCAGAACGCCCGGATGGAGCTGTCCGTCGAGGAGATGGCCCACCTGCGCGCCTGGATCGTCGACGCGCCCGTCCTCGTCGACAACCCGTCCGTTGCTCCCGCCACTCCCGCCGAGTCTGCCGGGGCCGCTGCGTCCGACGGGTCCGTCGAGCCCGGCTCTCCCGCTCAACCTGCCGGGTCCGCCGACCTTGCCGCCCCCGCCGCTTCCGCCAGCGCCACTGAGTCCGCCGAGCTTGCGGGGTCCGCAGAGCTCGCGGGGTCCGCCGAGCTGGCCGCTCCCGCCGAACCCGTCACCTCCAGCCCTGACCTGGTCGGACAGGCCGGCGCGTGA
- a CDS encoding ABC transporter substrate-binding protein: MPLRGLTGRPALERPHPLAAATPSHTHATATLRLRVAGVAVLAASLAFVSACGGGSDDKGDSTPPSASGSAGAADPLGPVDKASGAPVKIGVITDGASPTADHTNDNKVAEATTKYLNEHKGGIGGRPIEITICETLGDPAKASDCGNQMVEKGVSAAIIGTSAVLEPAWKPMSDAKIPVVIYGSGEPDVLASPTTFVLADPTFGIIQLPIQVAKDEGNKKVTTVVIDVPSALHSAQEVAPPLFQKAGIGYNLIRVAPGTADMTPQMQGVVDNGSDEVFIIGNDSFCISAMNGLKAVGFTGTISAIAQCITDSTRKSVPGATLKDMVISANVPLGTDNPSMNLYTKVAETYGKGIDLSFQDGMIMFTLVSALQAATQGITGDITPATLTSTIKGMKETELPGAGGMKFRCNGKAVADSPASCVRGGLASTLDDKGQPAEYKILGTSPIED, from the coding sequence ATGCCACTCCGTGGACTGACCGGTCGACCAGCATTGGAGCGACCGCACCCGCTTGCCGCGGCGACGCCATCGCACACCCACGCCACCGCCACCTTACGGTTACGGGTAGCCGGCGTCGCCGTCCTCGCCGCCAGCCTGGCCTTCGTCTCGGCATGCGGCGGTGGCTCCGATGACAAGGGCGACTCCACGCCCCCATCGGCGAGCGGCTCAGCAGGCGCCGCCGACCCTCTGGGCCCGGTGGACAAGGCGTCCGGCGCACCGGTCAAGATCGGTGTGATCACGGACGGGGCCAGCCCGACCGCCGACCACACCAACGACAACAAGGTCGCCGAGGCCACCACCAAGTACCTCAACGAGCACAAGGGCGGGATCGGCGGCCGGCCGATCGAGATCACCATCTGCGAGACCCTGGGCGACCCGGCCAAGGCCTCCGACTGCGGCAACCAGATGGTCGAGAAGGGCGTCTCCGCGGCCATCATCGGTACGTCGGCCGTCCTCGAGCCCGCGTGGAAGCCGATGAGCGACGCCAAGATCCCCGTGGTGATCTACGGATCGGGCGAACCCGACGTGCTGGCCAGCCCGACGACGTTCGTCCTGGCTGACCCGACCTTCGGCATCATCCAACTGCCGATCCAGGTCGCCAAGGACGAGGGCAACAAGAAGGTCACCACCGTCGTCATCGATGTCCCCTCCGCGCTGCACTCCGCGCAGGAGGTCGCCCCGCCCCTGTTCCAGAAGGCCGGCATCGGCTACAACCTCATCCGCGTCGCCCCCGGCACCGCCGACATGACGCCCCAGATGCAGGGGGTTGTCGACAACGGCTCCGACGAGGTCTTCATCATCGGTAACGACTCGTTCTGCATCAGCGCCATGAACGGCCTCAAGGCCGTCGGCTTCACCGGCACCATCAGCGCCATCGCCCAGTGCATCACCGACTCCACCCGCAAGTCGGTCCCAGGCGCGACGCTGAAGGACATGGTCATCAGCGCCAACGTGCCACTCGGCACGGACAACCCGTCGATGAACCTCTATACCAAGGTCGCCGAAACCTACGGCAAGGGTATCGACCTCAGCTTCCAGGACGGCATGATCATGTTCACGCTGGTCTCCGCCCTGCAGGCGGCGACGCAGGGCATCACCGGAGACATCACCCCGGCGACCCTCACCTCCACCATCAAGGGCATGAAGGAGACCGAGCTGCCCGGCGCCGGCGGGATGAAGTTCCGCTGCAACGGCAAGGCCGTGGCCGACTCTCCGGCGTCCTGCGTCCGCGGTGGACTGGCGTCCACTCTGGACGACAAGGGCCAGCCCGCCGAGTACAAGATCCTCGGCACCAGCCCGATCGAGGACTAG
- a CDS encoding ABC transporter substrate-binding protein: MSHLWRLASRRTPEQPLQPVASAQSSTRPARLRLAGVAVLAASLAFVSACGGGSGDKDNATPPASGSAGGADVLGPVDKAAGAAVKLGVITDGASPTADHTNDNKVAEATAKYLNEHKGGIGGRPIEITICETLGDLSKAGDCGNQMVEKGVSAVLIGTSGVVEAAWKPLNDAKIPVMLYGSSDPGLLASPTTFSLGNPTFPVIDFPIQLAKDEGNKKVTSIVIDVPAALHSAQDIAPPLFAKAGIGYELVRVAPGTADMTPQMQQIVSNKSDEVFIIGNDSFCISAINGLKAVGFTGTISGISQCITDSTRKSVPGATLKGMVISATVPLGPPSPSMDLYTKVSETYGKDIDLSFQDGMIMFTIMSGFQAATQGITGDITPATITSTIKAMKETELPGGGGIKFRCNGKAVAGLAAPCVVGGLSTTLDDKGQPAAYKVLGNTPIAG, encoded by the coding sequence ATGTCGCATCTCTGGCGACTGGCCAGCCGGCGAACCCCCGAGCAGCCGCTCCAGCCCGTTGCATCCGCGCAGTCGTCCACCCGCCCGGCCAGGTTACGGTTGGCTGGCGTCGCCGTTTTGGCCGCGAGCCTGGCCTTCGTTTCGGCCTGTGGCGGCGGCTCTGGCGACAAGGACAACGCCACCCCCCCGGCCAGCGGCTCCGCCGGGGGCGCGGACGTTCTCGGCCCGGTCGACAAGGCAGCCGGCGCGGCCGTCAAGCTCGGTGTGATCACGGACGGGGCCAGCCCGACCGCCGACCACACCAACGACAACAAGGTCGCCGAGGCCACCGCCAAGTACCTCAACGAACACAAGGGCGGGATCGGCGGCCGGCCCATCGAGATCACCATCTGCGAGACCCTCGGCGACCTGTCCAAGGCCGGCGACTGCGGCAACCAGATGGTCGAGAAGGGCGTCTCCGCCGTCCTCATCGGCACGTCCGGCGTCGTCGAGGCCGCCTGGAAGCCGCTGAACGACGCCAAGATCCCGGTCATGCTCTACGGCTCGAGCGACCCCGGCCTGCTCGCCAGCCCGACGACCTTCTCGCTGGGCAACCCGACATTCCCGGTCATCGACTTCCCGATCCAGCTCGCCAAGGACGAGGGCAACAAGAAGGTCACGTCGATCGTCATCGACGTCCCAGCCGCCCTGCACTCCGCCCAGGACATCGCCCCGCCGCTGTTCGCGAAGGCCGGCATCGGCTACGAGCTCGTCCGCGTCGCCCCCGGCACCGCCGACATGACCCCGCAGATGCAGCAGATCGTCTCGAACAAGTCCGATGAGGTCTTCATCATCGGCAACGACTCGTTCTGCATCAGCGCCATCAACGGCCTCAAGGCCGTCGGCTTCACCGGCACCATCAGCGGCATCTCCCAGTGCATCACCGACTCCACCCGCAAGTCCGTCCCCGGCGCCACCCTCAAGGGCATGGTCATCAGCGCCACCGTGCCCCTCGGCCCGCCCAGCCCCTCGATGGACCTCTACACCAAGGTCTCCGAGACCTACGGCAAGGACATCGACCTCAGCTTCCAGGACGGCATGATCATGTTCACGATCATGTCCGGCTTCCAGGCGGCCACCCAGGGCATCACCGGCGACATCACCCCGGCGACCATCACCTCCACCATCAAGGCGATGAAGGAGACCGAGCTGCCCGGCGGCGGCGGCATCAAGTTCCGCTGCAACGGCAAGGCGGTCGCGGGCCTCGCAGCCCCCTGCGTCGTCGGCGGCCTGTCGACCACCCTGGACGACAAGGGCCAGCCCGCCGCGTACAAGGTCCTCGGCAACACCCCGATCGCCGGCTAG